A genomic segment from Ptychodera flava strain L36383 chromosome 8, AS_Pfla_20210202, whole genome shotgun sequence encodes:
- the LOC139138811 gene encoding TNF receptor-associated factor 2-like isoform X3, with the protein MSRKTAEQQSKLEVLEKQLKDLENKVTFVISQNQSQDASPVVGSQFEPIINQQSTLVEELKNKMAILNTKVSTHEGVIAVLNQQTERDAHSMREMERKRREDKELIESLQRKIRAQDRIIALKDVALAEQDLRIQALEKVSYDGILVWKITDFTKKQQDALSGRTTSVYSPCFFTSRHGYKMCARIYLNGDGMGKGNHISLFFVIMKGPFDALLRWPFKQKIRGSLNVKGNSTSNFHAVGPEQP; encoded by the coding sequence ATGAGCAGGAAAACAGCAGAACAGCAAAGCAAGCTTGAAGTACTTGAAAAGCAGCTTAAAGACCTAGAGAATAAAGTGACATTTGTAATATCACAGAATCAATCCCAAGATGCATCACCAGTCGTAGGGAGTCAGTTTGAGCCAATCATCAATCAACAATCAACTTTAGTGGAAGAATTAAAGAACAAGATGGCCATCTTGAACACCAAGGTTTCTACTCATGAGGGTGTCATTGCCGTACTGAACCAGCAGACGGAGAGAGATGCACATTCCATGAGGGAGATGGAGAGAAAGAGACGGGAGGACAAGGAACTGATTGAGTCATTGCAGAGAAAGATCAGAGCCCAAGACCGAATCATAGCACTGAAGGATGTAGCCTTGGCAGAACAGGATCTGCGTATCCAAGCATTGGAGAAAGTGTCATACGATGGTATTCTTGTCTGGAAGATCACAGACTTCACCAAGAAACAACAAGATGCACTCTCTGGAAGAACCACATCTGTCTACTCCCCTTGCTTCTTCACAAGTCGCCATGGTTACAAGATGTGTGCCAGGATCTATCTGAATGGTGATGGTATGGGGAAAGGAAACCACATCTCTTTGTTTTTCGTTATCATGAAGGGTCCCTTTGATGCGTTGCTGAGATGGCCTTTCAAGCAAAAG